A window of Acropora muricata isolate sample 2 chromosome 6, ASM3666990v1, whole genome shotgun sequence genomic DNA:
AGCCTACTTTACAATTTAGGACGATGCAAATCGAACAAAATTGAAAGTAAACGAGTTGGAAACCGCGATTATAGGAAGATGAGGCTCTATCTATTTTTTCCGCGAAGATTGTAACTGAGTCGCTTCACGCAAAATGAGTTTGGGCCGGGACGAGTATAAAAATACCAGAAACAGAATTTACGCGTTGATGTTTGTTTCCTTCTATATTTTCCCTAACATCTACGGATTTCATGTGGTTTTCCTTTTTACCGTCTCTTCGCTTTTCCCATCCGCCTCAGAACTAATActtcaaaatttcaagtttGACAAAAGAAGCCCTTTGTTGATGAAATAAACAGGTCAAACTCCGTTGTTTGTTATTGGCTGATATTAGTTTTTCCATGGTACCTCAGTAACCAGGCTGTAGCAATTGCGTGTGGGTTGAGTAGAATATTTGTTAGCTCAAAAAAATCACTATGCCAGCGATACGGGTCTTTTTTTAACCGGACAGCCTATTATGGAGTTAACGGAAATAATAGCAGCTTTATTTAGATTTGCCCGATATATTTTGAGGACGAGCTCGAGAGATAAACAATTGTTaaaaatttattaaaataatgtcACGTCTGTGTCAAACAAATAGCTAATTACTGAATCATGTTGCTAACCAGACGTAATGGCGATCATGATTGTGGGTGAATGAATTTAATGCTTACGTGAAACCATAGTTTCTAAGCAACTAACAAAAGCATCACGCTGTTTTTCCTGGTTTAAAATGGTAAACAAGTTGGACAACAAGTCGTCTGTCTTTCATGGAGGAATAATTCTTTAATGGTTCAAAAAACAGTCTGCTCTTAGTGTCATTCAAAATATTCTGTACTCCAAAACTATGATGCGATAACTAATTTTAACACCTCACTGCAATCAACTGAGTGCGATAAATCGGATACTTTTATTCTCAATTATATTCATTAAATCATTTACATGTTATGGGTTTTGAAAACGTTATGAGTTGATCTTTACAAGTTTTTTCAGAAGTTGTCCGTTTTTCATCTTTTCGAaatctttttgttttgctaaCAGGCTATCTTGCCCTTGCAGTTCTCTAATGTACTCTATTGCCGATCTTAGTACGACAATCTTTGCAACCTTCTCCCTTTTTTGAATCGCTGGAATACATTGCCGCAGTTTGTCAAActtaaaattcatttcatttcgtCGTCTTCTTTCCAGCTTGTTCCTAAAGTGAAGAACGTTTTCCAATTCTTCCTggctctttctctttttctgaccCCGCTCGGGAGCATCACTTTCTATCTCACAATTTACTATCGTCTGGAGTTCCTCCAAGCAATTAATAGCATCCAAATCCACGAATACATCAGCATTTTCGGCATCCACTCTATCATGTCCCTCGAAATCGGTTTCAGAACAAATACACCCGCTTTTTATTCCTTCACCTCCGTTTCTTTTAAACTTCCCCCCAGTTTTGTGGTAGTCCTCACGATTTACTACTACCGTTGGAAACTCGAAAACCGTTGACGTAACTGAATTTTCAAGGCGTTCCAAAGTTGCTACAGGAGTGAAATTATCAGGCAAGTAAACGGAAAGATCTTCAGACATTTTTCGTCCAAATGGACTCATTATCATGGCTGCTAGTGGGCTTAGATGCCCTTCACTGGTTCGAGCTGGACTTTTTGACAGAGGCGAAAATTGAAACGTTGGAGTCCGAAGAGGTTCTGGAGAACTACACGTTGTTATTGAAACCAAAGGTGTTATCCCCTTCTTTACATCTCTTTGCAGGTTTTGAAGTGTACCCTCAATATTATCCCTCTTGTCGAAGATAGAACTTGAAACTTCGCGGGAGAAATCTTTCGAGCAATTTTCGTGACACTTCAAAGCACATGATTTAAGACACAGGACGGCAGCTTCTTTCTTCGAAACGCAGTCGCTTTGTGGAACCACCTGCGATTGTAAATTCTCATCGTCATATTTTCTCACCATCGAACGAAGAACTTTATCTTGTAATTGTGACAAAGTGGTGGGGTTGCATCCGTACGTTTCATTCATTTCAGAGACTTCCGAAGGCACTGTCTTCATTAAATGCAACAAAAATCTCGAATTATCGAAAGCCATCTAAGACACAAGTGAAGCTAACACTTATACTGTCAAACTTCAGGATAAGCTTTAGCCTTACTTGTCCGTCAACCATAAAAATTCTTGTAAATTGCCGTGTTTATATAAAAGATGATGAGCCGAACGAACCAGTTGCATAGTGATTCGCTGAAGACAAACAATAGCGGTCAGCTATGCAAACCATACGTCATTGCTATTTTTGGTGTGCAATT
This region includes:
- the LOC136920847 gene encoding myc proto-oncogene protein-like; translated protein: MAFDNSRFLLHLMKTVPSEVSEMNETYGCNPTTLSQLQDKVLRSMVRKYDDENLQSQVVPQSDCVSKKEAAVLCLKSCALKCHENCSKDFSREVSSSIFDKRDNIEGTLQNLQRDVKKGITPLVSITTCSSPEPLRTPTFQFSPLSKSPARTSEGHLSPLAAMIMSPFGRKMSEDLSVYLPDNFTPVATLERLENSVTSTVFEFPTVVVNREDYHKTGGKFKRNGGEGIKSGCICSETDFEGHDRVDAENADVFVDLDAINCLEELQTIVNCEIESDAPERGQKKRKSQEELENVLHFRNKLERRRRNEMNFKFDKLRQCIPAIQKREKVAKIVVLRSAIEYIRELQGQDSLLAKQKDFEKMKNGQLLKKLVKINS